In Vibrio gangliei, a single window of DNA contains:
- a CDS encoding glycoside hydrolase family 1 protein, whose product MAFQQDFLWGSASAAYQIEGGASLDGKGPSIWDTYSRIPGNTFKNTTGEVAIDFYHKFEEDIDLMKEMGLNAYRFSVSWPRVMADGRTVNPKGVEFYHNVIDKLIEAGVEPILTIYHWDLPQALQDEYAGWESREIIKDFTAFCELLYKEYGNKVKYWVTLNEQNIFTGLGYVQKLHPPKVSDYQRFINANHIASLANASAIKLFRDMGIKGQVGPSFAYGPAYAKSEKPEDVIAMENAQEIENFLWMDVYAKGEYPRIGLKLLENLGIKVDFQPGDKELLKAGICDFMGLNYYQSATYIDPEQKQENVQAGNAAQVSVVSEVKDIPTDKIYARADNDYLKMTDWNWAIDPNGLRVSLRRIASRYGLPVLISENGLGAFDTLTEDGRVHDDYRINFLKEHVQAIKAAIEDGCEVLGYCTWSFQDLFSWLNGYAKRYGFVYVDRDEESEKELKRYKKDSFYWYQKVIESNGKIL is encoded by the coding sequence ATGGCATTTCAACAAGATTTTTTATGGGGTAGTGCATCGGCTGCTTATCAAATTGAAGGTGGCGCAAGTTTAGATGGTAAAGGCCCATCGATTTGGGATACCTATTCTCGTATTCCAGGCAATACGTTTAAAAATACCACCGGTGAAGTGGCGATCGACTTTTATCATAAGTTTGAAGAAGACATCGATCTGATGAAAGAAATGGGGCTAAACGCATATCGCTTTTCGGTATCTTGGCCTCGTGTTATGGCCGATGGTCGTACGGTTAACCCGAAAGGCGTTGAGTTTTACCATAACGTGATTGATAAGCTGATTGAAGCAGGTGTTGAGCCAATTCTGACGATTTATCACTGGGACTTGCCGCAAGCGCTACAAGATGAATATGCGGGTTGGGAAAGTCGTGAAATTATCAAAGACTTTACGGCGTTCTGTGAGCTGCTCTATAAAGAATACGGCAACAAAGTGAAGTATTGGGTAACCTTGAACGAGCAAAACATCTTCACCGGTTTGGGCTACGTACAAAAACTGCATCCGCCAAAAGTGTCTGATTATCAACGTTTCATTAATGCTAACCATATTGCTAGCCTAGCGAATGCGAGTGCGATCAAGTTGTTCCGCGATATGGGCATTAAAGGTCAAGTCGGTCCTAGTTTTGCTTATGGTCCTGCGTATGCCAAAAGTGAGAAGCCAGAAGATGTGATTGCGATGGAAAATGCGCAAGAAATCGAAAACTTCTTATGGATGGATGTGTATGCCAAAGGTGAGTATCCACGCATTGGTTTGAAATTGCTGGAAAATTTAGGCATTAAAGTCGACTTCCAACCGGGCGATAAAGAACTGCTTAAAGCCGGTATCTGCGATTTCATGGGCTTAAATTATTACCAATCAGCAACCTATATTGACCCTGAACAAAAACAAGAAAACGTTCAGGCGGGTAATGCAGCGCAAGTGTCGGTTGTGTCGGAAGTGAAAGACATCCCAACCGATAAAATCTACGCTCGTGCCGATAACGATTACCTTAAAATGACCGATTGGAACTGGGCGATTGACCCGAACGGCTTACGTGTTTCGTTACGTCGTATCGCGTCACGTTACGGCTTACCTGTCCTGATCAGTGAAAATGGTTTAGGTGCGTTTGATACACTGACCGAAGACGGCCGAGTACATGATGATTACCGAATCAACTTCCTAAAAGAGCACGTTCAAGCGATTAAAGCAGCGATTGAAGACGGTTGTGAAGTCTTGGGCTACTGCACTTGGTCATTCCAAGACTTGTTCAGCTGGCTAAATGGTTATGCGAAACGTTATGGTTTTGTGTATGTAGACCGTGATGAAGAGAGCGAGAAAGAGCTGAAGCGTTATAAGAAAGACAGCTTCTACTGGTATCAAAAAGTGATTGAAAGTAACGGTAAAATACTCTAA
- a CDS encoding LacI family DNA-binding transcriptional regulator, whose product MVTITDVSRLANVSKATVSRVLSGSRGVREDSRLAVLKAAEELNYSPNIAAQSLATQSSNYVGVVLNTNDAASLSSYLPLISRKLKAMNKLMLVQFAESEMEQQNALVELHSQCEAVIMINGSINTSAFEHVLHMDGIMSDSQSSVGFDYQFAAESACRYLLGKGHRKIALLVDDLESSSCLDLLTGYKNALQNSSLPYDRRLILEAKTNLEQSLLGLINSFTQYSAIVVKRDSYAAEAMRIMREFNIQVPKDVSVISLEDSPLAQQLNPTLTCISHSTQQLADSCMDNLAAMLEKSIQNIKQSPLIAGRLVSRESVSNI is encoded by the coding sequence CGTGAAGATAGTCGTTTGGCCGTGTTAAAAGCTGCGGAAGAATTAAATTACAGCCCGAATATCGCCGCTCAAAGCCTGGCGACTCAATCAAGTAACTATGTTGGCGTTGTGCTTAATACCAATGATGCGGCCAGTTTAAGCAGTTACTTACCTCTCATTTCTCGTAAACTGAAAGCCATGAATAAGCTGATGTTAGTGCAATTTGCCGAAAGTGAGATGGAACAGCAAAACGCCCTAGTTGAGCTGCATAGCCAATGTGAAGCGGTGATCATGATCAATGGCAGTATCAATACGTCTGCTTTTGAGCATGTGTTACACATGGATGGCATCATGAGTGACAGCCAATCTTCAGTAGGTTTTGATTATCAATTTGCTGCGGAAAGCGCGTGCCGTTATTTATTAGGAAAAGGGCACCGAAAAATTGCTCTGTTAGTGGATGATTTAGAATCGAGCAGTTGCCTTGATTTATTAACCGGCTATAAGAATGCACTGCAAAACTCGTCACTTCCTTATGATAGACGCTTGATTTTAGAAGCGAAAACCAATTTAGAACAATCACTGCTTGGTTTAATTAATAGCTTTACTCAATACAGCGCTATTGTGGTAAAAAGAGACAGTTACGCCGCTGAAGCGATGAGAATTATGCGTGAGTTTAACATTCAGGTACCAAAAGATGTGTCGGTGATTTCATTAGAAGATTCTCCGTTAGCACAGCAGCTCAACCCAACGTTAACTTGTATCAGCCATTCTACCCAGCAGTTAGCCGACTCTTGTATGGACAATTTGGCTGCGATGCTAGAGAAAAGCATACAAAACATCAAACAATCGCCACTTATTGCAGGACGTTTAGTCAGCCGAGAGTCGGTGTCTAATATTTAG